In one window of Epinephelus fuscoguttatus linkage group LG20, E.fuscoguttatus.final_Chr_v1 DNA:
- the psme3 gene encoding proteasome activator complex subunit 3, producing the protein MSSLLKVDNEIKTKVDAFRERITSEAEDLVANFFPKKLLELDHFLKDPIINIAELKEIHSEINLTVPDPILLSNLHDGLEAQNAKKRKLEDGGGEDMVTGTKVFVMPGGMMKSNGNLVDLIEKVKPEIRTLIEKCNTVKMWVQLLIPRIEDGNNFGVSIQEETVAELRTVEGEAASYLDQISRYYITRAKLVSKIAKYPHVEDYRRTVTEIDEKEYISLKIIVSELRNQYVTLHDMILKNIEKIKRPRSSNTDALY; encoded by the exons ATGTCTTCACTCCTCAAGGTGGACAATGAAATTAAAACCAAG GTTGATGCTTTCAGGGAACGTATCACTTCAGAA GCAGAGGATCTAGTTGCGAATTTTTTCCCAAAGAAGCTGCTGGAACTTGATCACTTCTTAAAG GATCCAATCATCAACATCGCTGAACTGAAGGAGATCCACTCCGAGATAAACCTGACGGTGCCCGACCCCATCCTGCTCTCAAACCTGCACGACGGTCTAGAAGCG caaaatgccaaaaagaGGAAGCTGGAGGATGGAGGTGGGGAGGACATGG TGACTGGAACTAAGGTCTTCGTCATGCCCGGTGGGATGATGAAGAGCAACGGAAACCTTGTTGATCTTATTGAAAAGGTCAAACCAGAGATCAGGACGCTCATAGAGAAATGTAACACA GTCAAAATGTGGGTTCAGCTGCTCATCCCCAGGATAGAGGATGGCAACAACTTCGGAGTGTCAATCCAGGAGGAGACGGTAGCTGAACTGAGAACAGTCGAAGGAGAGGCAGCGTCTTACCTCGACCAGATATCAAG ATACTACATCACAAGGGCAAAGCTGGTTTCTAAAATAGCAAAATATCCACATGTG GAGGACTATCGGCGCACAGTAACCGAGATTGACGAGAAGGAGTACATCAGTCTGAAGATCATAGTTTCTGAGCTCAGAAATCAATAC GTAACGTTACACGACATGATCCTGAAGAACATTGAGAAGATCAAGAGGCCTCGAAGCAGTAATACCGACGCGTTGTACTGA
- the g6pc1a.1 gene encoding glucose-6-phosphatase a, catalytic subunit, tandem duplicate 1: MDLLHSWGIELAVHLQTTYSRYEGLFSLASSVADLHTAFFYFFPIWFHLRRDTALRLIWVAVLGDWLNLVLKWVLFGERPYWWVHETRFYEAGQAPSLQQFPITCETGPGSPSGHAMGAAGVWYVMVTALLGIATEKRCPPLLYRFLQLNLWMLMGLVELVVCMSRVYMAAHFPHQVIAGAITGILVSEVVSKQKWIYNASMKKYFYTTLFLTSFAVGFYVLLKTVGVDLLWTIEKAQKWCVKPEWVHLDSTPFASLLRNMGTLFGLGLGLHSPLYAKTKRKKSSTSFRLGCVIISLFLLQLLDGWTFPSEYLMTFYFLSFGKSAVALLIPTTLVPWALSWICKATREDKNL, from the exons ATGGATCTTCTCCACAGTTGGGGGATCGAGCTGGCAGTTCATCTGCAGACCACATACAGCAGGTATGAGGGTTTGTTTAGCCTGGCGTCCTCAGTGGCCGACCTGCACACGGCATTCTTCTACTTCTTCCCGATCTGGTTCCACCTGCGGAGGGACACTGCGCTCAGGCTCATCTGGGTGGCCGTCCTTGGAGACTGGCTCAACTTAGTCCTGAAATG GGTTCTGTTTGGGGAGAGGCCGTACTGGTGGGTCCATGAGACCCGGTTTTATGAAGCAGGACAGGCCCCTTCTCTGCAGCAGTTTCCCATCACATGTGAAACTGGACCAG GCAGCCCTTCAGGTCATGCTATGGGTGCAGCTGGTGTCTGGTATGTCATGGTAACGGCGCTACTCGGTATAGCAACAGAGAAGCGATGCCCCCCTTTACTATACAG ATTCTTGCAGTTAAATCTGTGGATGCTAATGGGTCTGGTAGAGCTGGTGGTCTGCATGTCCAGGGTCTACATGGCTGCCCATTTTCCACACCAGGTCATCGCTGGAGCCATTACAG GTATACTTGTCTCTGAGGTTGTCTCGAAGCAGAAATGGATCTACAACGCCAGCATGAAGAAATACTTCTACACCACTCTCTTCTTGACCTCCTTCGCTGTTGGCTTCTACGTCCTCCTCAAAACTGTGGGTGTGGACCTGCTGTGGACCATTGAGAAAGCCCAGAAGTGGTGCGTGAAGCCGGAGTGGGTCCACCTGGACAGCACGCCCTTCGCCAGCCTCCTGCGTAACATGGGCACCCTTTTCGGCCTGGGCCTGGGCCTGCACTCGCCCCTCTACGCCAAGACCAAGAGGAAGAAATCAAGCACCAGTTTCAGGCTGGGATGTGTTATCATCTCCTTGTTCCTGCTCCAGCTgttggatggatggactttTCCCTCTGAATATCTTATGACTTTCTATTTCCTGTCTTTTGGTAAAAGTGCAGTTGCACTTTTAATCCCAACCACTCTGGTTCCCTGGGCGCTCAGCTGGATTTGCAAGGCAACGAGAGAAGACAAGAACTTGTGA